The proteins below come from a single Brevundimonas sp. LM2 genomic window:
- a CDS encoding septum formation initiator family protein yields MKPYSLSAFLLLLVVYLGVQALTGERGLLSGSARDARLVQRETQLAALTEQRADLEVRVRYLRTGSLSRDLLEERASAVLGFSDPRDYVIRVAAAPARPASITPS; encoded by the coding sequence ATGAAGCCTTACTCCCTGTCCGCCTTCCTGCTGCTGCTGGTCGTCTATCTGGGCGTGCAGGCCCTGACCGGGGAGCGCGGCCTGCTGAGCGGCTCGGCGCGTGACGCGCGCCTGGTGCAGCGCGAGACCCAGCTGGCGGCCCTGACCGAACAGCGCGCGGACCTCGAGGTCCGCGTCCGATATCTTCGCACGGGCAGTCTGTCGCGCGATCTGCTGGAAGAGCGCGCCAGCGCCGTGCTGGGCTTTTCCGATCCCCGCGACTATGTGATCCGCGTCGCTGCGGCCCCGGCCCGGCCTGCGTCCATCACGCCCTCCTGA
- the parC gene encoding DNA topoisomerase IV subunit A translates to MTVHTPPPEGGRIVDEPMGEALSRRYLAYALSTITNRALPDVRDGFKPVHRRILYAMHQMRLNPQAAARKCAKVVGEVMGGYHPHGDASIYDALVRLAQDFAQRYPLVDGQGNFGNIDGDNAAAMRYTECKLTAASVLLMDGIDQDSVDFRPTYDDQDEEPVVLPAGFPNLLANGSSGIAVGMATSIPPHNVGELIDACLLLLDRPEATTAELAEIVPGPDFPTGGVTVEGHASILDAYETGRGGVRLRARWEREPLERGGYQIVITEVPYQVQKGKLIEALAELIEQKKAPLLGDVRDESAEDIRIVIDPKTRNIDADSLMESLFRLSDLEVRFPVNMNVLDATGTPRVMGLKACLQAFLDHRREVLNRRSQWRIERVEKRLHLLEGLRIVFLNLDEVIRIVREEEQPKAVLIARFGLSEVQADFILDTRLRQLARIEEITIENEYKALSDELAALQALSSSPAKQWKKIGQELAATRKVMISPRRTTIAEAVDASTFMPAEAFIPREAITVVLSERGWIRAVKGKVEDPSELKFKEGDALGFLVPAFTTDKLLVAASDGRIFTVGADKLASGRGHGEPLRLMVELEESAGIVAVLAHQPGAKLLIASKAGYGFIAPEDDLLAQKRSGKQVLNGELLAVLRVTGDHVVTIGENLKTLIFKADELPEMGRGKGVKLQAFKQGGLTDIALFDGAHGPEWVDGGGRRRNWPDWKDWLGRRAGAGRMGPRGLRKFR, encoded by the coding sequence ATGACCGTTCACACCCCTCCGCCGGAAGGCGGCCGTATCGTCGACGAGCCGATGGGCGAGGCGCTGTCGCGCCGCTACCTGGCCTATGCCCTGTCGACGATCACCAACCGGGCCCTGCCGGACGTGCGCGACGGGTTCAAGCCGGTGCACCGGCGCATCCTGTACGCCATGCATCAGATGCGGTTGAACCCCCAGGCCGCGGCGCGCAAATGCGCCAAGGTCGTGGGCGAGGTCATGGGCGGCTATCACCCGCACGGCGACGCCTCGATCTATGACGCCCTGGTGCGCCTGGCCCAGGACTTCGCCCAGCGCTATCCCTTGGTCGACGGCCAGGGCAATTTCGGCAACATCGACGGCGATAACGCCGCCGCCATGCGCTACACCGAGTGCAAGCTGACGGCGGCCTCGGTGCTGCTGATGGACGGAATCGATCAGGATTCCGTGGACTTCCGCCCAACCTATGACGATCAGGATGAGGAACCGGTCGTCCTGCCGGCCGGGTTTCCCAACCTGCTGGCCAATGGCTCGTCGGGCATCGCCGTCGGCATGGCGACTTCGATTCCGCCGCACAACGTCGGGGAGCTGATCGACGCCTGCCTGCTGCTGCTGGACCGACCCGAGGCGACGACGGCGGAGCTGGCCGAGATCGTCCCGGGGCCCGACTTCCCGACGGGCGGCGTCACGGTCGAGGGCCATGCCTCCATCCTCGACGCCTATGAGACGGGCCGGGGCGGGGTGCGGCTGCGCGCCCGGTGGGAGCGGGAGCCGCTGGAGCGCGGCGGCTACCAGATCGTCATCACCGAGGTCCCCTATCAGGTCCAGAAGGGCAAGCTGATCGAGGCCCTGGCCGAACTGATCGAACAGAAGAAGGCGCCCCTGCTGGGCGACGTCCGCGACGAGTCGGCGGAAGACATCCGCATCGTCATCGACCCCAAGACCCGCAACATCGACGCCGACAGTCTGATGGAAAGCCTGTTCCGGCTGTCGGACCTGGAGGTGCGCTTCCCCGTCAACATGAACGTGCTGGACGCCACCGGCACGCCGCGCGTCATGGGGCTGAAGGCCTGCCTGCAGGCCTTCCTGGATCACCGGCGCGAGGTGCTGAACCGGCGCTCGCAGTGGCGGATCGAGCGGGTCGAGAAGCGACTGCATCTGCTGGAAGGCCTGCGCATCGTCTTCCTCAACCTCGACGAGGTGATCCGGATCGTCCGCGAGGAGGAACAGCCCAAGGCCGTCCTGATCGCCCGCTTCGGCCTGTCCGAGGTCCAGGCCGACTTCATCCTCGACACCCGCCTGCGTCAGCTGGCGCGGATCGAGGAAATCACCATCGAGAACGAATACAAGGCCCTGTCCGACGAACTCGCGGCGCTGCAGGCGCTGTCGTCCTCGCCGGCCAAACAGTGGAAGAAGATCGGCCAGGAGCTCGCGGCGACGCGCAAGGTGATGATCTCCCCGCGCCGGACCACCATCGCCGAGGCTGTCGACGCCTCTACCTTCATGCCCGCCGAGGCCTTCATCCCGCGCGAGGCCATCACGGTCGTGCTGTCGGAGCGCGGCTGGATCCGCGCGGTCAAGGGCAAGGTCGAGGATCCGTCGGAACTGAAGTTCAAGGAGGGGGACGCCCTCGGCTTCCTGGTGCCCGCCTTCACGACCGACAAGCTTCTGGTCGCGGCCTCGGACGGCCGCATCTTCACCGTCGGGGCCGACAAGCTGGCCTCCGGTCGCGGCCATGGCGAGCCGCTGCGCCTGATGGTCGAGCTGGAAGAAAGCGCCGGCATCGTCGCCGTCCTGGCCCATCAGCCGGGCGCGAAACTGCTGATCGCGTCCAAGGCCGGCTATGGATTCATCGCGCCGGAAGACGATCTGCTGGCCCAGAAGCGGAGCGGCAAACAGGTGCTGAACGGCGAGCTCCTCGCCGTCCTCCGGGTCACCGGCGACCATGTCGTCACCATCGGCGAGAACCTGAAGACCCTGATCTTCAAGGCCGACGAACTGCCCGAGATGGGCCGCGGCAAGGGCGTCAAGCTGCAGGCGTTCAAACAGGGCGGTCTGACCGACATCGCCCTGTTCGACGGGGCGCATGGGCCGGAATGGGTCGACGGGGGCGGACGACGCCGCAACTGGCCCGACTGGAAGGACTGGCTGGGCCGTCGGGCCGGGGCGGGGCGAATGGGGCCGAGGGGCCTGCGCAAGTTCCGCTGA
- the recO gene encoding DNA repair protein RecO, with protein MEFHEEAFVLSARSHGDTGVVVDLLTETHGRHAAYVAGGASRRMKPFLQAGARVIADYRARTSDHLGSARLEPVGEGPSALFDDGLALAGLAAAAAVAQGALPEREPHPGAFLAFDALMAAFVLPEVWPAIFIRFEAGLLDDLGFGLDLSRCAVSGTMDDLVWVSPRTGRAVSAGAGAPYADKLLKLPPFMLGAQAGLAPGDVGDGLALTGHFLEQFVFHPQNRPIPPARVWMVDQLREHNRL; from the coding sequence ATGGAGTTCCACGAGGAAGCCTTCGTTCTGTCGGCGCGATCCCACGGCGACACCGGCGTCGTCGTCGACCTTCTGACCGAGACCCACGGCCGGCATGCCGCCTATGTGGCCGGCGGGGCGTCGCGCCGGATGAAGCCCTTCCTCCAGGCCGGGGCCCGGGTCATCGCCGACTACCGCGCGCGCACCTCCGACCATCTGGGCTCGGCCCGGCTGGAGCCGGTGGGGGAGGGGCCCAGCGCCCTCTTCGACGACGGCCTGGCGCTGGCCGGCCTGGCCGCCGCCGCCGCCGTGGCCCAGGGAGCCCTGCCGGAGCGCGAGCCGCATCCCGGGGCCTTTCTGGCCTTCGATGCGCTGATGGCCGCCTTCGTCCTGCCGGAGGTCTGGCCGGCGATCTTCATCCGCTTCGAGGCAGGCCTGCTCGATGATCTGGGGTTCGGTCTCGACCTGTCCCGCTGCGCCGTGAGCGGGACGATGGACGACCTGGTCTGGGTCAGCCCCCGAACCGGGCGCGCCGTCAGCGCCGGCGCCGGCGCCCCCTATGCCGACAAACTGCTGAAGCTCCCGCCCTTCATGCTGGGGGCCCAGGCCGGTCTGGCCCCCGGGGACGTGGGCGATGGCCTGGCGCTGACCGGCCACTTCCTCGAGCAGTTCGTCTTTCATCCCCAGAACCGGCCGATCCCGCCGGCGCGCGTCTGGATGGTCGATCAGTTGCGCGAACATAATCGGCTTTAG
- a CDS encoding nuclear transport factor 2 family protein: MFAAIMMAASLQAAATPESEIAAVLDRLNAASAAADTEAYFALYTPEARFVGTDAGEHWTVEQLRAFAKPYFDTGQGWSYPATARTITLAPIDCRCIAWFEEKLTNETYGRTRGSGVMRLTDGGWKIEQYVLSLAVPNDLASPLARIIATYEAKAEAVAAVPTP; this comes from the coding sequence ATGTTCGCTGCAATCATGATGGCCGCGTCGCTGCAGGCGGCCGCGACGCCGGAGAGCGAAATCGCCGCCGTGCTCGATCGGCTGAACGCCGCCTCGGCGGCCGCCGATACCGAGGCCTATTTCGCCCTCTACACCCCCGAGGCCCGGTTCGTCGGCACCGACGCCGGGGAGCACTGGACCGTCGAGCAACTGCGCGCCTTCGCCAAGCCGTATTTCGACACGGGCCAGGGCTGGTCCTATCCGGCCACGGCCCGGACCATCACCCTCGCCCCGATCGACTGCCGCTGCATCGCCTGGTTCGAAGAAAAGCTGACCAACGAGACCTATGGGCGCACGCGCGGGTCCGGCGTCATGCGCCTGACGGACGGCGGCTGGAAGATCGAGCAGTACGTCCTCAGCCTCGCGGTGCCGAACGATCTGGCCAGTCCGCTCGCGCGCATCATCGCGACGTATGAGGCCAAGGCCGAGGCGGTCGCTGCGGTCCCCACGCCCTGA
- a CDS encoding flavodoxin family protein produces the protein MRAVVLNCTLKPSPETSSTEALAQVLVEELEQGGAQVETIRLVDLNIRPGVENDMGEGDEWPAVNAKLKAANIVIIATPIWLGQQSSVCMRALERMDAWFGDTDDSGRPVAFGKVAGVVVTGNEDGAHHIVGTVCQGLIDMGFTIPGQSWTYWHLGPGPGPDYTETDQGHDYSDRVGRNAARNLLALAKAITPETYPVPESGE, from the coding sequence ATGCGCGCCGTCGTCCTGAACTGCACCCTCAAGCCGTCCCCCGAAACCTCCTCCACCGAGGCTCTCGCCCAGGTCCTGGTTGAGGAGCTGGAGCAGGGCGGCGCCCAGGTGGAGACCATTCGGCTGGTCGACCTCAACATTCGCCCGGGCGTCGAGAACGACATGGGCGAGGGCGACGAGTGGCCGGCGGTGAACGCCAAGCTGAAGGCGGCCAACATCGTGATCATCGCCACCCCCATCTGGCTAGGCCAGCAGTCCAGCGTCTGCATGCGCGCGCTGGAGCGGATGGACGCCTGGTTCGGCGACACCGACGACAGCGGCCGGCCCGTCGCCTTCGGCAAGGTCGCCGGCGTGGTCGTCACCGGCAACGAGGACGGGGCCCACCACATCGTCGGAACCGTGTGTCAGGGCCTGATCGACATGGGCTTCACCATCCCGGGGCAGAGCTGGACCTACTGGCACCTCGGCCCGGGACCGGGGCCGGACTATACCGAGACCGATCAGGGGCACGACTATTCCGACCGCGTCGGCCGCAACGCCGCCCGGAATCTGCTGGCCCTGGCCAAGGCTATCACGCCGGAGACCTATCCAGTGCCCGAGAGCGGCGAATAG
- a CDS encoding helix-turn-helix transcriptional regulator, which translates to MQPDPLSAKFAALADPTRRAILARLAEGEASVNDLAAPFDMSLPAVSKHLKVLEKAGLISRGREAQWRPARLEPMALKGVADWLEHYRRYWDSSFDRLETYLKKIQKGDPNGPRN; encoded by the coding sequence ATGCAACCCGACCCTCTCTCCGCCAAGTTCGCCGCCCTGGCCGACCCGACCCGTCGGGCGATCCTGGCGCGGCTGGCCGAGGGCGAGGCCAGCGTGAACGATCTGGCCGCGCCGTTCGACATGAGCCTGCCTGCCGTGTCGAAGCATCTGAAAGTGCTGGAGAAGGCCGGTCTGATCTCGCGCGGTCGCGAGGCCCAATGGCGGCCCGCCCGGCTGGAGCCGATGGCGCTGAAGGGCGTCGCGGACTGGCTCGAACACTACCGCCGGTACTGGGATTCCAGCTTCGACCGTCTCGAGACCTATTTGAAGAAAATCCAGAAGGGAGACCCCAATGGCCCACGAAACTGA
- a CDS encoding SRPBCC family protein encodes MAHETDNPCHTPGEANGFDLTLKRHFDAPPEKVWQAWITPDLLKRWFCPKPWFVSEAVIDPRPGGVFNTVMNGPDGEVMPNSGIILAIEPNRRLVTTDAFTPDWRPTGVPFMVAEVTLTPTADGGTDYVAVARHWNAETMKQHEQMGFEAGWNAAADQLADLLKTL; translated from the coding sequence ATGGCCCACGAAACTGACAACCCCTGCCATACGCCCGGTGAGGCGAACGGCTTCGACCTGACGCTGAAGCGCCATTTCGACGCGCCCCCGGAAAAGGTCTGGCAGGCGTGGATCACGCCCGATCTCCTGAAACGGTGGTTCTGCCCCAAGCCCTGGTTCGTCTCGGAGGCCGTCATCGACCCTCGTCCGGGCGGCGTCTTCAACACCGTGATGAACGGCCCCGACGGCGAGGTCATGCCGAATTCGGGCATCATCCTGGCCATCGAGCCGAACCGCAGGCTGGTGACGACCGACGCCTTCACCCCTGACTGGCGACCGACCGGGGTCCCCTTCATGGTCGCCGAGGTTACCCTGACGCCGACCGCCGACGGCGGCACCGACTATGTCGCCGTGGCCCGGCACTGGAACGCCGAAACGATGAAACAGCACGAGCAGATGGGCTTCGAGGCCGGCTGGAACGCCGCCGCCGATCAGCTGGCCGATCTGCTCAAGACGCTGTGA
- a CDS encoding SRPBCC domain-containing protein has translation MSMTEARLPDLPTLLPHRLEMERIFDAPRELVWMALTRPEMRVQWIGPVEWPMLSGTNDLRVGGLWRACLGSATTDEVLWQGGMYREVVAPQRLVFTFRWDESHEDGPPADTLVTIDLHALPDGRTRMVFVHEGLKSERSLEGHTHGWTSTFGRLDGWLQNRTF, from the coding sequence ATGTCGATGACCGAAGCCCGCCTGCCCGACCTGCCGACGCTCCTGCCGCATCGGCTGGAGATGGAGCGCATCTTCGATGCGCCGAGGGAGCTGGTCTGGATGGCCTTGACCCGGCCGGAGATGCGCGTCCAGTGGATCGGCCCGGTCGAGTGGCCGATGCTGTCCGGCACCAACGACCTGCGGGTCGGCGGCCTGTGGCGCGCCTGTCTGGGCTCGGCCACGACCGACGAGGTGCTGTGGCAGGGGGGCATGTACCGCGAGGTGGTCGCCCCCCAGCGGCTGGTCTTCACCTTCCGATGGGACGAGAGCCACGAGGACGGCCCGCCGGCCGACACCCTGGTCACCATCGACCTGCACGCCCTCCCCGACGGTCGGACCCGCATGGTCTTCGTCCACGAGGGCCTGAAATCCGAACGCAGCCTGGAGGGGCATACCCACGGCTGGACCTCGACCTTCGGCCGGCTCGACGGCTGGCTGCAAAACCGGACATTTTGA
- a CDS encoding VOC family protein, which yields MKIVTSLSFPGTCREAFDFYARALGGRITTTLTYGEAPPEMPVPDQIRDWLMHCWLEVGDQALMGSDMHPDYTPDMHRPKDGFDVTLHAADVDEGRRLFEALADGGEVRMPFAESFWSPGFGGLTDRFGVPWMVNVVAGPDWKPAHERASEA from the coding sequence ATGAAGATCGTGACCAGCCTCAGCTTTCCCGGCACCTGCCGCGAGGCGTTCGATTTCTATGCCCGGGCCCTCGGCGGCCGCATCACGACCACCCTTACCTATGGCGAGGCCCCGCCCGAAATGCCGGTGCCGGATCAGATCCGGGACTGGCTGATGCACTGCTGGCTGGAGGTCGGCGATCAGGCCCTGATGGGGTCCGACATGCACCCCGACTACACCCCCGACATGCACAGGCCCAAAGACGGGTTCGACGTGACCTTGCATGCAGCGGACGTGGACGAGGGGCGACGTCTGTTCGAGGCCCTGGCCGACGGCGGCGAGGTCCGCATGCCCTTCGCCGAAAGCTTCTGGTCGCCCGGTTTCGGGGGCCTGACGGACCGCTTCGGCGTGCCCTGGATGGTCAATGTCGTCGCGGGCCCCGACTGGAAACCGGCGCACGAGAGAGCCTCGGAAGCCTGA